A segment of the Elaeis guineensis isolate ETL-2024a chromosome 6, EG11, whole genome shotgun sequence genome:
aGCAAATTTTTAgaaccaataatttttttgtcTTTCAAAAGATCCACAATTGAACCatgaaaattagattcaaatccaaTATAAGTTAATCTGGATACAAAAACCAAATTTTTAGAAAATGATGAAACATAAAAGGTGTTTACAAGGTCTAattgaaaattagattttaaaactaaTCTATAAGTCTCCACTATTTCCACATATAAATCATCTAATTTTTTGAATAGATGTTTTGTTCACTTTCTATTGATTTCTTTAGGTTTAGGAAACCTTGCACATTATTAACAATGTAAATTATTGTTGCTGAATTAATCCACTAAATGATATTACCAAGAGCTTCAATATAATAAGATTTATAGCACACAAATATaagaatatcttttttttttgagtcatatCTTATATTTGACACAATCCTTTTTAAAGTGTCATTTTTTCTTGCAGAAGTGGCATTCATCCTTATTGCCATCCGACTTCATTTGCATATCTGCTTTCTTTCTCCAAGGAACATCCTTGTCTTTCCTAGCATTTTCTTCAGCATGATTCATAAAATGAGCACTCTCATATATCTCATGCTTCAACCTCtcctcttcttatacacacatggttggAAGTTTATtaattgatcattttttcttatgTGTGTTATAACATATTTTAAACAATCCATATTCTAAAGGTAGAGAGTTGAGAATAAAATGCATTAGAAATGACTCAAAAATCTCAACTTCTAGGGACCTTAATTGAGCAGCAATATCTCTCATTTCCATAATATGCTCTTGCACACTCCTGCTTTTATCATGTGTCATGTCCAAAAACTTCTTCATTAGAATGTTGGCTAATATCTTATTAGAGCTTACAAATTGTTCTTCAATAGTCTTCATAAGTAGCCCTTTCATTTATCATACTTGATTCTATGAGGATAGATGGTTCATCCATATGGAGAGCCAAATCTAAATCCATATACCCTAGAGTCAAAAGAATGTTATCTTTCCAGTCAGCATAATTATCACCTAATAATATTAGGAATATGAGAAGAATCATTATGAAAAATAGTAGTAGAAATAACTAAAACCAAATAGGTGGGGATTGAATATCCATCCCTAACCATCCTAAATAGAGGGGAAGGACTGATGGTGGAAGATTCATAGGTGGTGGCATCGATGCTTTTTCGCTTCTACatttttttttgtgacaaatAAAAATCATACTTGAAGGATGTTCCACAACATTGTTCATAAAATTTCTAATATACCAAAAATAAACATACAAATATAGCATATATAAAATTAGCCATGTAATATTAAAACATATATGAATACTAAATAATAAGACTAGAaggaagctctgataccataatataagaaaatatctcaatcaaaataatttatacaaTGAAAAATATTAGTAATGTGTACCCCCAACCATAAAAATATTTGACTAGAATCTATCCACAAAAAAATCTGAAGGAGTCAGTTAACCAATGCCTTCGTAAAAGCCATAAGCCAATGGATATGACAAACTTGAATAGGCTAGAATAGAGACATTTCTCAGAAAATCAAAATATCGATAATTTTCTTCTATCAAGAAAACTATTTTAAACATAACTAGCGATAGTGGGTAGATATGTACCACTAAGAGTTCTCCAACAACTAATCCTTATATATGGGTCACATATGTGACATGTCCAATAGGAATGTCTCAAATGCAAACAGAGGAAAAACTAGCtacttttttgatatttttaatttgcttatattttgaatttgaaattcaaaaattaaaggaAGATAGATGGCTATCAAATAAAATGACTTTATATGCTATACATGGCACATCATTATTGATAATAGCAGCCAAGAAGCACTATAAAGCTACCTGCGGTGCAAACCATGCAATGTAGCAGATCTTAGGTCCTCTCCAAAAGCAAGACTAGCCAAAAAATGTACCATGCTTCTTTTTCCATGATAGAAAACAAATGCATCTTGTTCCAAAATGACGATGAGCTCCTCTTGACAATTCTATCCTctctttaacaaaaaaaaaaaaaacagagagaaaaaaatcaaccTTTGAGATTCAATTTATTTGACAATCATAAGTTGTTCATATATAGATTATTCTTAGGCTGAAGTTCTATTGGAAGGCCTTGAGAAGGTGATGGCATTGGATCCCTGACAAAAACATCATCTTTGCAGCGTAATCTCCATTTGAATCTCGTGACTAGATAATGCATTGTAACGAGTGTCTCTATTCTAGAAAACTCATTGCCCGGGCAAATTCGTGGCCCACTTCCAAATGCCACAAAGCAGTAAGGTGGAATTGATGATTGGTTCTCAAATCGTGTTGGATCAAATTTACATGGTTCTTGGAAAATATTAGCGTCCATATGTGTCATGCTTGATGCCCAGAACACCTAAAGCATTAGAGGGACAAACTTCAAGCTGTATGAAAATGGCTAAAAATCTTCTATTCAGGAGAAGCAATTAGTAACAAAATTATTCAAGTTTTGTCTTCCTACCTGCCACCCTTTTGGTATGAGGTAGCCATCAAACTCGACATCCTTGAGAGCTCTTCGAAAGTTCCCAAACAGTGGAGGGATCATCCTTAGCATCTCCAGTGCAACTCGCCATGTATACTTCATCTTATAAAGATCATCCCATGTTAGAGACTCCCTTGGGGCCTTGCTCTTGGCTATCTCTTCCTGCTCTGCAGTCCACGAGAAAAGAATACTAAATGACGGAAGAAGAAATAGAAAGAAGATTAATAGGTTGATTCTCCCAAGTTTACACCACGGTTGCCACTAAGCAACATTTTTGTGGGCTTCCTTGCATTGAGAAGAGGGTGGAGTAGGGTGGTGGAACGTCTTAAATGTGACAATATGGAGAACATTCTTATAAAAAACATGAGGCAATCATTTAAAGAACTCATATGATATCATAGATAGATAACAAGCGGAATTAAAGCACATACTTCAGTTGCTTGTGTatgtaaaataaaaatcaaactgtATCAAGAAGATTTGTTACCATGAACGACAGCAGCACAGGTGACTTGATCGTTGGCGAGGTGACGTATCATAAAAGTCATGAGGATGGACGAGGTGTCATGACCAGCTACCATGACGAGCATCGCGTTGGCCACAATTTCTTCATCAGTTAATCCACTGGTGCCATCTTCGCCACCCAAGGTAAGCAAATGGGTAATGAGGTCTTCACTAGAGGAGACCTGGCCTTGGGCCACCATAGCCCTTCTCTCTCGGGTGATTCTGGTGAGCACTTTTCGAGCCCGTTGGCTCGCTCTCAGGCTTTTACTGAAGTGGGTGAACGGCAGGTTCAAGGGCACTGCCCACATTCCCGCCAGCATCTCCGCAAGATCCTTCCCAAGGCCTTCTCGTAGGGGGCCTCTCTCCAACCCAAATATAAGGGAGCATATGATGTCAAACGTAAGACCCTTCATTAAAGGCGCCACCTGCAGATGGTTCCAAGGATATCAATATTGTCACAATTATTGGTTACCTCTGTTAGAGCAACCAATAATTGTGACAATATTGATTCTATCAATATTGTCACTATTATTGGTTGCTCTAATCGAAGTAATTGATCCCACGGCGACGTAACTTAGTCACCTCTTTAGAAAACAGGCTCAGGTTTCCCTTACATTATTGGATTGAGACATATCCTTTACAATAGCTTTTAAAGGCAAAAAGATTCTTAATTTTCTCACTACTATCCTTTTCGGATTAGAAATATAAAACTTAGCAACATAGAAGCATAACTTGATGGTTATACCCTCCAGAAAGTCGTAAACTCGTTTCTTTTTTCCTGGTCTGTATTCTTGATGAAATATTAAGTTCTAGTCTATACTAGATACCTTAAGCTTCTTAATTCTTAGTGGAGTGCAATTGATTAGAACAGTTCATGAGTAATATTCCTATTGCCATATGTTATATATAATTAGTTGAACTAAATATTTGAGGCTCACATTTTCAAACCACTTTGAAGCTTGCTAGGCCGCATTACCTTCGATGTTagtcttttgagtaattctttgtacaTCATATCCGATGTAGAAGAAATGCACCGCCTCACCTGATTGGGCTGCGTAGCTCCCGCTTTGCAATACGCATTTAATATTTGCAGGTCtgcttttttatttgaaattttgaatgatgaaaatatctcttttttttaaaaaaaattatgacatcctatggccatattatgatattctgtggttaaattatgacatcttagacACAAGATGTTATAAGAAATAgtggatatttttgtcatttaaaaattttataaattttcaatgatgaaaacATCCTACTCTTTTTATCacttttggaagaaaaattatgagattctgtaagtagaaaatcataatttgatcacggaatggcataatttttttagaagaggagaggcattttcatcattcaaaatttcaaacaaaaaaataaaattataggcaTTAAATGCACTATTAAATGCACGTTGGAAAACGATGGCTACATACTTAAATGTAATTGGATGGTGTGCTCTATGTCAATTTTATTGCATTGCGGTATACAAAGACTTTCTTTGGTCTCTTAAATCACTGTTTCTTGTTAAGATACTTGAGCGGTAAGGCTCTAGATTACAACAAATGTTAATAATAGTTAATATTGAAGGATCACAGCAAAATATTAGTCATGCATGTATGCGTAATGCACCAGTTATGACTCTAAAATTGTCACGATCACCTCTAATAAAGTAATACAACAATGGCCCATGGACACAAGAGTTGGGTAGGTGGTGAATCCTTTGTTTTATTCTGTAGTAATAGTCCCAACTAGCAGCCCTTACACctatcaaaaattcatcatcatGATCGAATTATTACCTTGAATCATAGCGATGTTAACACATCAAAATTGCTTTTCTTTTGGCAAGGTTTCATTTttattgttatttattttttgactGTGACTAGTATCCAAAGGGCAGTTCCCCTGCAATAGCATTAATAACAGGCAAGATAACAACCATACCGTGACAGTGCGCCGGTCGATCCAATTCATCTTGAGATGGTGCCTAAC
Coding sequences within it:
- the LOC105037550 gene encoding cytochrome P450 716A1-like isoform X1, translating into MNKMTSPNDSTSNSLKAWPPSASLKSATIYLTISNLPMAIVALLVLFVALLPIIHLLLTKQRSSSKRLPPGSLGLPIIGQSLDLLRAMRANTGEQWLEGRIRKHGPISKLSLFGTPTIFLTGPAANKFIFTNEALVPQQPSSLTRILGKRTIIELAGEDHRRVRAAVMQFLKPDVLKNYVGKIDWEVRHHLKMNWIDRRTVTVAPLMKGLTFDIICSLIFGLERGPLREGLGKDLAEMLAGMWAVPLNLPFTHFSKSLRASQRARKVLTRITRERRAMVAQGQVSSSEDLITHLLTLGGEDGTSGLTDEEIVANAMLVMVAGHDTSSILMTFMIRHLANDQVTCAAVVHEQEEIAKSKAPRESLTWDDLYKMKYTWRVALEMLRMIPPLFGNFRRALKDVEFDGYLIPKGWQVFWASSMTHMDANIFQEPCKFDPTRFENQSSIPPYCFVAFGSGPRICPGNEFSRIETLVTMHYLVTRFKWRLRCKDDVFVRDPMPSPSQGLPIELQPKNNLYMNNL